The Magnetovibrio sp. PR-2 region TACGAGCTCTATTCCGCTTTGATGCGCCTGATTTGGGCAGGGCGAACGCCAGGATGGGACAAAGGGGAGCATTTAGCAGCGTGTCTTGAGACCTGTGGCTTGCCGGTCAGCTTAAGTGAAGAACCCCACACCCTCACAGCTGCTGCTGAAAACTTTTTTGCTTCCAATCAGCAAGCCCTTTTTGAGTGCGGCCATTGGGGCGTGCCGACAATGTCTCTGAACGGAGAACCCTTTTTTGGACAGGACCGAATAGATCAGCTCCGTTGGCGCATTGACAATTTGTCGACTTAAAACCAATTGCCACAGCTTGCGTCTTGGCGATAAGCCGACCTTGCGTTTTTCTTCACTCACACAGATGTCGTTCACAAACGTGATTTGTAAACGTCTCCCCTCTATCACACCTATGATCAGGGGAGATGGTCATGACCTGCTACGTCGCCAACAAACACGGTGACCACGAAGTCCATAAGGACACATGCCGCTACCTGCCCAAATGGATCAACCAAGTCCCCCTGGGCGCACATCAAAGTGCGCAGTCCGCCGTGCAGTTGGCGATGATGCTGTTGGGCGAAGCCGACGGGTGTTTTCATTGTTGCCGGGAAGTGCATACGAAGTAAATGCATCGAAGACTGTCTTACAGACTAGGCAATCATCTATGATATAGCCCGTCGCGTCCAAATGGCATCATCACACGAATCCATATCTTGGTTCAATTATGAAGGATCAATAATAAAGCTGGATAGGTGAGACAATCACAATGAAATCCCTCAAATATAAATTATGAGTTCGCCTAAACACCTAGAATTATGGAGGTTTCATAGCAATCGCCATACATATTTTGGTCAGCCTATTACACATATTTGGATTGCAAGAATTTATGGTTGACGTTTTTCCCAATACCTTTTACAAGGCAGGTAAATCAGGTTGTAGTTTTTCTGAAATACACCATAAAAGGCTTTTTCATCAGCTGTATCATAGTTGATGAATGGTCAAGAATTGACGGCCCCTGAAAGAAAAGAATGATGGCTAACTTTGAGAATAGCGTAATCCCAAACATTCAAAGTACTCTGCGTACGCTGGATTTGCCTGCCGAAAACCAGAGTATCATTGATATTCACAAGGACCGGCTGCAAAACTCTGACGCAAGCGACTTTAACAGTGTGAAGTTGTATAGAGGTTATCTGACGAACGTTATCAATCACTCACGCTATGTAACAGAAAAACTGGCGTTCGATATCGTCGATGTCATTAACTACAAACTTGAAGCTTTAAATGACAACATCTTGCGAGCTGCGGATGAGGTCTTAATTTTTGACACTTATATTGCCAACTTTGCTCACAATTTTGAAAACTTTCGAAATGTAAAAAATCGTTTTGACAAAGATGCTTTAGAGCAATTTTATGACCAAACAACTTACACGCATGAAGTTACCTCAGCTCTTGTCAAAGAATACTTAGTACCTAGAAAAGTTGCGTCGCAAATTATGTCTATTGGCCTTAGCTCAGGTTTTAGAAACTTGGAGTTAGTCCAAGTAAATGGCGACAACGGGACTCATCGGCCTATCCCACTAAATGGTGGCGGCACATCCATTATTGAGTCGCATAAGACTGTGCATATCTAAATTAGGCCTAATTTTGCATAGGCGTTAACCTAACGCCTCTTTGAAAAAAACGTCTTCAACATCTCCACCGCCTCACTCTCATCCATCCCGCCGTAAACTTCGGGGCTGTGGTGACAAGTCGGCTGGTTGAAGATGGCCGGACCATGTTCGACACCGCCCATTTTGGGATCGTATGCCCCGAAATAGAGACGCCGGATGCGAGCGTAAGAAATGGCCGTGGCGCACATGGCGCAGGGCTCTAACGTGACGTAGAGATCGCACCCCACCAATCGCGTCGAGCCCACCTTGGCGCAGGCCTCTCGAATAGCCAACAACTCGGCGTGTGCGGTGGGGTCATGATCGCGCTCGGTCCGGTTGGTGGTTTGGGCCAAGACCTCGCCCGTTTCCCCGTCCACAATGACGCAACCCACAGGCACTTCCCCCGCATCCGCGCCTGCGCGCGCCAGGGTCAAAGCCAATTGCATCGGGGTGTCGTTTGCTTCGCTCATGCCCCGAACGTGACGCCTTGTTCGCAGCCCGTCAAGTCTGCTTGCCCTCTCCCGGTGCGAAGCGTACATTCAGCGGATGACAACAGATTTACTGACACCCGTGATCGGCATCACGCTGGACTTCGAAGACGGCGGCGCGGATCAATATTCCAAGTTTCCGTGGTATGCCCTGCGCCACAACTATATCTCTTCCGTCGTGAAGGCCGGGGGCTTGCCGTTGTTGCTGCCCCACGAACCCGATTTGTTGGAGATTTACGCCGACGACATCGACGGTTTGTTGATCCCCGGCGGCAACTTCGACGTAGACCCGTCCATGTACGGTGCGACGACGACCCACGACACGGTCACCACCAAAGATGGCCGCACAGCTTTTGAAATGGCGATTTTGCAGCGTGCGCTCAAACGCGACATTCCCGTGCTGGGCATTTGCGGTGGGCAGCAACTGCTGCACGTGGCGCTGGGCGGCAAGCTGGTTCAGCATATCCCCGACAGCTTTGACAATCCGCTGGCCCACGAACAACCCAATCCGCGTGACGAAGTCGGTCACGACATTGACATCGTGGAAGGCACGCTGCTGCACGACATCGTCGGCGAAACCCACATTCAAGCCAACAGCGCGCATCACCAAGCGGTCGAAGACGAACCCGCAGGTGTGAAAATCAACGCCCGCGCCCCCGACGGCGTGATCGAAGGCATTGAAGCCACCAACATGACGTTCTGTTTAGGCGTGCAGTGGCATCCCGAATTTGAAATCACACCTTCGGACGTGCGCATCTTGGCCGCTTTTGTCCAGGCATCGCGCGAATACGCGATGAAGCGAGAGACATTGGATGACTGATCAACCCGAACCCAAGGGCGAACGCATTGCCAAAGTCATGGCGCGTGCAGGCCTGTGTTCTCGCCGCGAAGCCGAACGCTGGATTGAAGAGGCCCGCGTCAAAGTGGACGGCAAAACCATCGACACGCCCGCAACCCTGGTCACGTCGGCCAACACGGTGGAAGTCGACGGCAAGCCCCTGCCCCAAGCACAAGAAGCCATGTTGTGGCGCTATCACAAACCGCCGGGGCTGGTCACCACCCACAAAGACGACCAAGGCCGCCCGACCGTGTTCGACACTTTGCCGCCGCGTCTGGGCCGGGTGATTTCGGTGGGCCGGCTGGATCTCAATTCCGAAGGTCTCTTGCTGCTCACCAATGACGGTGGACTGGCGCGCGAGTTGGAGCTGCCGTCCACCGGCTGGGTGCGCACCTATCGTGTGCGGGTGTTTGGTCATGTGACCGATGCCATGCTGGAAAGCCTCAAGGACGGTGTCACCGTGGACGGGGTGAAGTATGCCGGGATCGATGCACGGGTCGAAAAGAAAACCGGGCGCAATGCCTGGCTGATCGTGTCGTTGACCGAAGGCAAAAACCGCGAAATTCGCAAGGTGATGGAACACCTGAACTTGCAGGTGAACCGCCTGATTCGTCAAGCCTACGGGCCCTTTCGCCTGGACGATCTGGACCGCGGCGACGTCGCGCCAGTGCCACGCCGCCAATTGATCGATCAATTGGGCGCAAAACTCACCGGCGCGTCCGAACCGCCGAAAAAGACCTCAAAAACCGGCTGGGCCAAACCTAAGTCCAAGCCCAAACCCAAACCGCGCCCCAAATCCAAAAAGCCCGGCAAACCGAGCCCATCGAGAAAACCGCGCAAATGAGACCCCTGCGATGAGAATTGTCGGTGGCAAACATAAAGGTCGGCCGCTTGACGCCCCCAAAGGCCGCGACACCCGCCCCACATCGGACCGCGCGCGCGAGGCCATGTTCAATGTGCTCGCCCACTTGCCGGACGCACCAGGCCTGCACGGCGCACACGTGATCGATGTGTTTGCCGGAACCGGGGCCTTGGGCCTTGAAGCCCTGTCACGCGGAGCCGCCTTCGCCACCTTCGTTGAAAACCACAGAGCCGCGCAAAAAACCATCCAGGCCAACATTCAGACTTTGGACGAAGGTGCGCAGACACAGCTGCTGCCCATCAAAGCCCAGACGCTTCCCCCGGCCCAAACACCCGTGGATTACGCCTTTTTGGACGCGCCTTACGAAAAAAATTTAACCGTACCCGCGCTGGAAACCTTGATCGGTCAAGACTGGCTCAAACCCGCCGCCATCGTCATGGTGGAAATCGCCGCCGAGGAAGACTTTGTCGCCCCGGACCAACTGACTGTTATCAAAGACAAAACTTACGGGGCTGCAAAAGTCCTATTTTTGCGCAATTGTTCCGATAC contains the following coding sequences:
- a CDS encoding gamma-glutamyl-gamma-aminobutyrate hydrolase family protein, encoding MTTDLLTPVIGITLDFEDGGADQYSKFPWYALRHNYISSVVKAGGLPLLLPHEPDLLEIYADDIDGLLIPGGNFDVDPSMYGATTTHDTVTTKDGRTAFEMAILQRALKRDIPVLGICGGQQLLHVALGGKLVQHIPDSFDNPLAHEQPNPRDEVGHDIDIVEGTLLHDIVGETHIQANSAHHQAVEDEPAGVKINARAPDGVIEGIEATNMTFCLGVQWHPEFEITPSDVRILAAFVQASREYAMKRETLDD
- the rsmD gene encoding 16S rRNA (guanine(966)-N(2))-methyltransferase RsmD; translated protein: MRIVGGKHKGRPLDAPKGRDTRPTSDRAREAMFNVLAHLPDAPGLHGAHVIDVFAGTGALGLEALSRGAAFATFVENHRAAQKTIQANIQTLDEGAQTQLLPIKAQTLPPAQTPVDYAFLDAPYEKNLTVPALETLIGQDWLKPAAIVMVEIAAEEDFVAPDQLTVIKDKTYGAAKVLFLRNCSDTL
- a CDS encoding nucleoside deaminase, producing MSEANDTPMQLALTLARAGADAGEVPVGCVIVDGETGEVLAQTTNRTERDHDPTAHAELLAIREACAKVGSTRLVGCDLYVTLEPCAMCATAISYARIRRLYFGAYDPKMGGVEHGPAIFNQPTCHHSPEVYGGMDESEAVEMLKTFFSKRR
- a CDS encoding pseudouridine synthase, giving the protein MTDQPEPKGERIAKVMARAGLCSRREAERWIEEARVKVDGKTIDTPATLVTSANTVEVDGKPLPQAQEAMLWRYHKPPGLVTTHKDDQGRPTVFDTLPPRLGRVISVGRLDLNSEGLLLLTNDGGLARELELPSTGWVRTYRVRVFGHVTDAMLESLKDGVTVDGVKYAGIDARVEKKTGRNAWLIVSLTEGKNREIRKVMEHLNLQVNRLIRQAYGPFRLDDLDRGDVAPVPRRQLIDQLGAKLTGASEPPKKTSKTGWAKPKSKPKPKPRPKSKKPGKPSPSRKPRK